Proteins found in one Pseudomonas sp. P8_241 genomic segment:
- a CDS encoding DNA topoisomerase III: MQLYLCEKPSQAKDIAAVLGARRRGDGCWLGTDVTVTWCIGHLLETAPPDAYDARYKRWVLADLPIIPEKWKMTVKPRTASQYKAVKRLLGEASELIIATDADREGEMIARELVEHCRYRGPIRRLWLSALDDASIRKALAALKPGADTFNLYHSALGRSRADWLIGMNMSRLFTLLGRQSGYQGVLPVGRVQTPTLRLVVDRDRSIADFVPVAYWAIDVQLLHNGTTFTAQWRAASEACDDQDRCLNQALAQQAATAMGRAPTARVIKLRTERMREVAPLPFDLGTLQEVCSKKLGLGAQETLDIAQALYETHKVITYPRSDCGYLPVSQHSEAPAILAALRQADPALNILQDHLEPHRRSRAWNDAKVSAHHGIIPTAAAKNLERLTGKHRAVYTLIRARYLAQFLPNHEYDRTQADFDCAGEALRAVGKQIIEPGWKRALPEALAPAKGREAPTPQTLPNLAEGIDCAVAGVQFKDLWTQPPKPFTEGDLIKAMKNVAKLVEDPLLKQKLKDTTGIGTEATRASIIQGLLDRGYLIKNGKALAATPAAFSLIDAVPRAIADPGTTAIWEQALDMVQSGEMSLEEFVTKQAAWMSRQVSRCSGLSLTISGPASPAGRGATPWKNKRKTASGKPSSSGKRTTGKRAAKPAKPS, translated from the coding sequence ATGCAGCTGTACCTCTGTGAAAAACCTTCCCAGGCCAAAGACATCGCGGCTGTACTCGGCGCCAGGCGCCGGGGCGATGGCTGCTGGCTGGGAACGGACGTCACGGTGACCTGGTGCATCGGCCACCTGCTGGAAACCGCACCGCCGGATGCCTACGACGCGCGTTACAAACGCTGGGTGCTGGCTGACCTGCCGATCATTCCGGAAAAATGGAAGATGACTGTCAAGCCGCGCACGGCCAGCCAGTACAAAGCAGTCAAGCGCCTGCTTGGCGAAGCTTCAGAGCTGATCATCGCCACCGACGCCGACCGCGAAGGCGAAATGATCGCCCGGGAGCTGGTCGAACATTGCCGTTACCGCGGGCCGATCCGCCGCCTCTGGTTGTCGGCGCTGGACGATGCCTCGATCCGCAAGGCCCTTGCCGCGCTCAAACCGGGAGCCGACACGTTCAACCTCTATCATTCGGCCTTGGGCCGATCTCGGGCTGACTGGCTGATCGGCATGAACATGAGCCGGCTTTTTACTTTGCTCGGGCGCCAATCCGGTTATCAAGGGGTGTTGCCGGTCGGGCGCGTACAAACGCCGACCTTGCGCCTGGTGGTGGATCGCGATCGCAGCATTGCCGACTTCGTACCGGTCGCCTACTGGGCCATCGACGTGCAACTGCTGCACAACGGCACCACGTTCACCGCGCAATGGCGGGCGGCCTCCGAGGCTTGCGACGACCAGGACCGCTGCCTGAACCAGGCACTGGCACAACAAGCGGCAACGGCCATGGGCCGCGCACCCACCGCCCGGGTGATCAAGTTGCGCACCGAGCGGATGCGCGAAGTCGCCCCCCTGCCCTTCGATCTGGGCACCCTGCAGGAAGTCTGTTCGAAAAAGCTCGGCCTCGGCGCCCAGGAAACCCTCGACATCGCCCAGGCGCTTTACGAAACCCACAAAGTCATCACCTATCCGCGCAGTGATTGCGGTTACCTGCCGGTCAGCCAGCACAGCGAGGCGCCGGCGATTCTGGCAGCGCTGCGTCAGGCCGACCCGGCCCTGAACATCTTGCAAGATCACCTTGAGCCGCACCGTCGCTCGCGGGCCTGGAACGACGCCAAGGTCAGCGCTCACCACGGCATCATTCCCACCGCGGCCGCGAAAAACCTGGAACGCCTGACCGGCAAGCACCGTGCGGTCTACACGCTGATCCGCGCCCGTTACCTGGCGCAGTTCCTGCCCAATCACGAATACGACCGCACCCAGGCCGATTTCGACTGTGCCGGCGAGGCGTTGCGCGCCGTGGGAAAACAAATCATCGAACCGGGCTGGAAACGCGCCCTGCCCGAAGCGCTGGCACCGGCCAAGGGGCGCGAAGCGCCAACGCCGCAAACACTGCCGAACCTGGCCGAAGGCATCGATTGCGCGGTGGCTGGCGTGCAGTTCAAGGACCTCTGGACCCAGCCACCCAAGCCTTTTACCGAAGGCGATCTGATCAAGGCGATGAAGAACGTCGCCAAACTGGTGGAAGATCCACTGCTCAAGCAGAAACTCAAGGACACCACCGGTATAGGCACCGAAGCGACCCGTGCCTCGATCATCCAGGGCTTGCTCGACCGTGGTTATCTGATCAAGAACGGCAAAGCCCTGGCCGCAACACCCGCAGCGTTCAGCCTGATCGACGCCGTGCCGCGTGCCATTGCCGATCCGGGGACTACGGCAATATGGGAACAGGCCCTGGACATGGTGCAAAGCGGGGAAATGAGTCTTGAGGAGTTTGTCACCAAACAAGCGGCATGGATGAGCAGGCAAGTCAGCCGCTGTTCCGGGTTGAGCCTGACCATCAGCGGCCCGGCAAGTCCCGCGGGGCGAGGAGCGACTCCGTGGAAAAACAAGCGCAAGACCGCCAGTGGCAAACCTTCGAGCAGCGGCAAGCGGACAACGGGCAAGCGCGCGGCAAAACCGGCCAAGCCCTCGTAA
- the lexA gene encoding transcriptional repressor LexA, which yields MYSMTTLTPRRTAILTFIRDRIAEQGQSPSLAEISEAFGFASRSVARKHVLALTEAGFIEVNPHQARGIRLLGQPPRPELLDIPVLGRVAAGAPIGADAEVHSRLLLDPSFFSRVPDYMLRVRGDSMIEDGILDGDLVGVHRNPEALNGQIVVARLDGEVTIKRFERVGDVVRLLPRNPAYQPIIVEADQDLAIEGVFCGLVRKG from the coding sequence ATGTACTCCATGACGACTTTAACGCCCCGCCGTACCGCCATCCTGACCTTTATCCGCGATCGCATCGCCGAACAGGGTCAGTCCCCGAGCCTCGCTGAAATCAGCGAGGCGTTCGGCTTTGCCTCCCGAAGCGTGGCACGCAAGCATGTGCTGGCCCTGACCGAGGCCGGTTTTATCGAGGTCAATCCTCATCAGGCCCGGGGCATTCGCTTGCTTGGGCAACCCCCACGCCCCGAACTGCTGGACATTCCAGTCCTCGGTCGGGTCGCGGCCGGTGCGCCCATCGGCGCCGATGCCGAGGTACACAGCCGTTTGCTGCTCGATCCATCGTTTTTCTCCCGGGTACCGGACTATATGCTGCGGGTCCGGGGTGATTCGATGATCGAAGACGGCATTCTCGACGGTGACCTGGTGGGTGTGCACCGCAATCCCGAGGCGCTCAACGGCCAGATCGTCGTTGCGCGGCTCGACGGCGAGGTCACCATCAAGCGTTTCGAACGGGTGGGTGACGTTGTGCGCCTGTTGCCGCGTAACCCGGCCTACCAGCCGATCATCGTCGAAGCCGATCAGGATCTGGCCATCGAAGGGGTGTTCTGTGGTCTGGTGAGGAAAGGTTGA
- the imuA gene encoding translesion DNA synthesis-associated protein ImuA: MGAVVALDTLFNGGQVWKGRPAPPAVSPQPTGHATLDAVLPTGGWPEAALTEILLAGQGVGELQLVWPALARLAAAGERIVLVAPPYVPYPQAWQSAGVDLRQLSIIQASERDALWATEQCLRSGSCGAVLCWPHKADDRALRRLQVAAETGQTLAFAYRPLSEAINPSPAALRIAIDAQPAQLRVLKCRGGLARSAPIAFAVGH; encoded by the coding sequence ATGGGTGCCGTCGTTGCGTTGGATACCCTGTTCAATGGCGGCCAGGTCTGGAAGGGCCGGCCTGCACCGCCGGCCGTCAGCCCGCAACCCACCGGGCATGCCACGCTGGATGCCGTGTTGCCCACCGGTGGCTGGCCGGAGGCGGCATTGACGGAAATCCTCCTGGCCGGGCAGGGCGTCGGCGAGTTGCAACTGGTGTGGCCTGCGCTGGCGCGGCTGGCGGCGGCGGGCGAACGCATCGTGCTGGTGGCGCCGCCCTACGTACCGTATCCCCAGGCGTGGCAGAGCGCCGGGGTCGACCTGCGTCAGTTGTCGATCATCCAGGCCAGCGAGCGCGATGCGCTGTGGGCGACGGAACAATGCCTGCGTTCCGGCAGTTGCGGCGCGGTGCTGTGCTGGCCGCACAAGGCCGATGATCGTGCATTACGTCGCTTGCAGGTGGCGGCGGAGACCGGCCAGACCCTGGCGTTTGCCTATCGCCCGCTCAGTGAAGCCATCAACCCTTCGCCTGCGGCCCTGCGTATCGCCATCGACGCGCAACCGGCGCAATTGCGGGTGCTCAAGTGCCGGGGCGGTCTGGCCCGTTCGGCGCCGATTGCCTTCGCCGTGGGGCATTGA
- a CDS encoding DNA polymerase Y family protein produces the protein MRWVCILFPQLALDAVLRQRADPDEPLVLLTGPAQRRVLQAVNGPARALGLRPGQSMSAAQALSKGFVTAEYDAADIEHWQQFLAAWAYGFSSQVSVHYPRAVVFEIESSLGLFGDWPQFEARLRRELGELGFRHRIVAAPNPVAARVLANAYDGLVVPDDQALQHHLGQLPVDRIGLEASVATALSRMGLRTLNQVQALPRHSLARRFEAQVLKHLDALLGVRRLALAFYLPPDRFDVRIELNFDVQSHQALLFPLRRLTGDLAAFLCGRDSGVQRFDLHLEHAGLPDTLIKVGLLSAERDPAMLFELARGRLEQVQVEAPVRGFRLRAEDLPSFVPQHQELFDDRPQQSLPWEQLRERLRARLGDDAVHGLRFQADHRPECAWQASADHQPCAGLGAAKRPGWLLTEPLAVHQGSARILMGPERIESGWWDGGDVRRDYYLIETRAGQQGWAYRAVGEDGPLWLQGWFA, from the coding sequence ATGCGCTGGGTTTGCATTCTCTTCCCGCAATTGGCGCTGGACGCGGTACTGCGTCAGCGTGCCGATCCCGATGAGCCTCTGGTTTTGCTGACCGGCCCGGCCCAGCGCCGGGTGTTGCAGGCTGTCAATGGTCCGGCGCGGGCTTTGGGCTTGCGCCCCGGTCAGTCCATGAGCGCCGCCCAGGCCTTGAGCAAAGGTTTTGTCACGGCTGAATATGACGCCGCCGACATCGAGCACTGGCAGCAGTTTCTCGCCGCCTGGGCCTATGGCTTCAGTTCCCAGGTCAGCGTGCATTACCCGCGAGCCGTGGTGTTTGAAATCGAGTCCAGCCTCGGGCTGTTCGGTGACTGGCCGCAATTCGAGGCACGCTTGCGTCGCGAACTTGGCGAACTGGGTTTTCGTCATCGCATCGTCGCCGCGCCCAATCCGGTGGCGGCACGGGTCCTGGCCAACGCATATGACGGCCTCGTGGTGCCAGACGATCAGGCCTTGCAGCATCACCTGGGACAATTGCCCGTCGACCGGATCGGGCTGGAGGCATCGGTTGCCACGGCGTTGTCGCGCATGGGGCTGCGCACCTTGAACCAGGTGCAGGCGTTGCCCCGGCATAGCCTCGCTCGGCGTTTCGAGGCCCAGGTGCTCAAGCATCTGGACGCGCTGCTCGGGGTACGCCGGCTCGCGCTGGCGTTCTACCTGCCGCCGGACCGTTTCGATGTGCGCATCGAGCTCAATTTCGATGTGCAGTCCCATCAGGCCTTGCTGTTTCCATTGCGCCGGTTGACTGGTGATCTGGCGGCATTCCTCTGCGGTCGTGACAGTGGCGTACAGCGTTTTGACCTGCACCTGGAGCACGCCGGGTTGCCGGACACGCTGATCAAGGTCGGTCTGCTCAGCGCCGAGCGCGATCCGGCAATGCTCTTTGAACTGGCCCGGGGGCGACTGGAGCAAGTCCAGGTCGAGGCGCCGGTGCGCGGCTTCCGTCTGCGCGCCGAAGACTTGCCGAGCTTCGTACCCCAGCATCAGGAACTGTTCGATGATCGTCCGCAGCAATCCTTGCCCTGGGAACAACTGCGCGAACGCTTGCGCGCACGGCTGGGGGATGACGCGGTGCATGGCCTGCGCTTTCAGGCCGATCATCGACCCGAGTGCGCCTGGCAGGCCAGCGCCGACCATCAGCCCTGTGCAGGTCTTGGCGCCGCCAAACGGCCGGGCTGGCTGCTGACGGAACCCTTGGCCGTGCACCAAGGCTCGGCACGCATCCTCATGGGGCCGGAGCGTATCGAGTCTGGCTGGTGGGACGGCGGTGATGTACGCCGGGATTATTACCTGATCGAAACCCGCGCCGGCCAGCAGGGCTGGGCCTACCGGGCGGTGGGTGAGGACGGCCCGTTGTGGTTGCAGGGCTGGTTCGCATGA
- a CDS encoding error-prone DNA polymerase, translating into MVAGLVRMNIEYAELHCLSNFSFQRGASSALELFQRAKKLGYQALAITDECTLSGIVRAWQAAKSVELPLIIGSEVRIENGPKLVLLVESLEGYQSLCRLITRARRRTHKGQYQVLREDFSEPLPGLLALWVPDAVNAFEQGHWLKQVFAERLWLAVQLHRGQDDARRLSELLTLARELRIPAVASGDVHMHARGRRALQDTMTAIRHHLPVADAGLRLHPNGERHLRSVDVLQALYPPALLEETQVIARRCTFDLGQLSYQYPRELVPEGHTATSWLSELTERGIRERWPKGASEKVRGLIDKELGLIAELGYESYFLTVQDIVSFARREKILCQGRGSAANSAVCFALGITEIDPDRMNMLFERFISKERNEPPDIDVDFEHERREEVLQYVFNRYGRGRAALTAVVSTYHAAGAVRDVAKALGLPPDQINALADCCGHWSDQTPPVERLCEGGFDPESPVLRRVLSLTQQLIGFPRHLSQHPGGFVISEQPLDHLVPVENAAMADRTIIQWDKDDLDAVGLLKVDILALGMLSAIRRCFDLLRRHRNRDLSLATVPSEDSQTYDMIGRADTVGVFQIESRAQMSMLPRLKPRKFYDLVIEVAIVRPGPIQGGMVHPYLRRRNKEELESYPSEELREVLKRTLGVPLFQEQVMQIAIVAADYSPGEADQLRRSMAAWKRHGGLEPHQERLAAGMKKKGYTAEFAAQIFEQIKGFGSYGFPESHAASFALLTYASCWLKCHEPAAFACALINSWPMGFYSPDQILQDARRHHLQVRPVDVRASDWDCSLEPLAGAQPAIRMGLRMIKGFREDDARRIEAARGNGAFADIADLGERAGLDARARELLADAGALRGLAGDRHRARWEVAGVQKQLGLFAGLPSQEEGAVALPKPTVGEDLLADYNSLGTTLGPHPLALLRSELKARRCRSSKELLEVEHGRPVSVAGLVTGRQRPSTASGVTFVTLEDEFGNVNVVVWRDLAERQRQVLVGSQLLKVDGRWEKEGEVRHLIAGRLSDLSELLDGIHVRSRDFH; encoded by the coding sequence GTGGTTGCAGGGCTGGTTCGCATGAACATCGAATATGCCGAGCTGCACTGCCTGTCGAACTTCAGCTTCCAGCGCGGCGCCTCCAGTGCGCTCGAGCTGTTTCAGCGAGCCAAAAAGCTGGGCTATCAGGCACTGGCGATCACTGATGAGTGCACCTTGTCGGGGATTGTTCGTGCTTGGCAGGCAGCGAAATCCGTGGAGCTGCCGCTGATCATCGGCAGTGAAGTGCGTATCGAAAACGGCCCGAAACTGGTGCTGCTGGTGGAGAGTCTTGAGGGCTATCAATCGTTGTGTCGCTTGATTACACGTGCCCGACGCCGCACGCACAAAGGCCAGTATCAGGTGCTTCGTGAAGACTTCAGCGAACCGCTGCCGGGGCTGCTGGCGTTGTGGGTGCCGGATGCAGTCAACGCTTTTGAGCAAGGGCATTGGCTCAAACAAGTCTTTGCCGAACGCCTGTGGCTGGCGGTGCAATTGCATCGCGGCCAGGACGATGCCCGGCGCCTGAGCGAGCTGTTGACCCTGGCCAGGGAGTTGCGAATTCCCGCGGTGGCCAGCGGCGATGTGCACATGCACGCACGTGGTCGGCGGGCCTTGCAGGACACCATGACCGCGATCCGTCATCACTTGCCGGTGGCCGACGCCGGCTTGCGTCTGCACCCCAACGGCGAGCGGCATCTGCGCAGTGTCGATGTTCTGCAGGCGCTTTATCCGCCAGCCCTGCTGGAAGAAACGCAGGTGATCGCCCGGCGTTGCACCTTCGATCTGGGTCAATTGAGCTATCAATATCCCCGCGAACTGGTGCCTGAGGGGCATACCGCCACCTCCTGGCTGAGCGAGTTGACCGAGCGCGGCATCCGCGAGCGTTGGCCCAAAGGCGCCAGCGAAAAGGTGCGCGGGCTGATCGACAAGGAGCTCGGGCTGATCGCCGAGCTGGGTTATGAAAGTTATTTCCTGACCGTTCAGGACATCGTCTCCTTCGCCCGACGCGAGAAAATCCTGTGCCAGGGTCGGGGCTCGGCGGCCAACTCGGCGGTATGTTTCGCCTTGGGCATCACCGAGATCGACCCTGACCGGATGAACATGCTGTTTGAGCGCTTCATTTCCAAGGAGCGCAACGAGCCGCCGGATATCGATGTGGACTTCGAGCACGAACGCCGCGAGGAAGTCCTGCAGTACGTGTTCAATCGCTATGGGCGGGGGCGCGCGGCGCTGACCGCGGTGGTCAGCACTTACCATGCCGCCGGCGCGGTGCGTGATGTGGCCAAGGCGTTGGGTTTGCCACCGGACCAGATCAATGCCCTGGCCGATTGTTGTGGCCACTGGAGTGATCAAACACCGCCCGTAGAACGTTTGTGTGAAGGTGGCTTCGACCCCGAAAGCCCGGTGCTGCGCCGGGTGCTGAGCCTGACGCAGCAGTTGATCGGTTTCCCCCGACACCTGTCCCAGCACCCCGGCGGCTTCGTCATTTCCGAGCAGCCGCTGGACCACCTCGTACCGGTGGAAAATGCGGCCATGGCCGATCGCACCATCATTCAGTGGGACAAGGACGACCTCGACGCGGTCGGCCTGCTCAAGGTCGACATTTTGGCCTTGGGCATGCTCAGCGCGATTCGTCGTTGTTTCGATTTGCTGCGTCGCCATCGCAACCGCGATTTGAGCCTGGCAACGGTGCCTTCTGAAGACTCGCAAACCTACGACATGATTGGCCGGGCCGACACCGTCGGCGTGTTCCAGATCGAATCCAGGGCACAAATGTCGATGCTGCCCAGGCTCAAGCCTCGCAAATTCTATGACTTGGTGATCGAGGTCGCGATTGTCCGTCCGGGGCCGATTCAGGGGGGCATGGTGCACCCGTACCTGCGTCGTCGAAACAAGGAAGAACTCGAAAGCTACCCCTCCGAAGAGTTGCGGGAAGTGTTGAAGCGCACCCTCGGTGTGCCGCTGTTTCAGGAACAGGTGATGCAGATCGCCATTGTCGCTGCCGACTACAGCCCCGGCGAGGCCGATCAGTTGCGTCGGTCCATGGCGGCCTGGAAGCGTCACGGTGGGCTGGAACCGCACCAGGAGCGCCTGGCCGCGGGCATGAAGAAAAAGGGCTATACCGCCGAATTCGCCGCGCAGATTTTCGAGCAGATCAAGGGCTTCGGCAGTTATGGTTTTCCTGAGTCCCACGCCGCCAGTTTTGCCTTGCTGACCTACGCCAGTTGCTGGTTGAAGTGCCACGAACCGGCGGCCTTCGCCTGTGCGCTGATCAACAGCTGGCCGATGGGCTTCTACAGCCCGGACCAGATTCTGCAGGATGCGCGCCGTCATCATTTGCAGGTTCGCCCGGTGGACGTGCGCGCCAGCGACTGGGATTGCAGTCTGGAACCGCTTGCCGGTGCGCAACCGGCGATTCGCATGGGCCTGCGCATGATCAAGGGTTTTCGCGAGGACGATGCCCGGCGCATCGAGGCGGCGCGTGGGAACGGAGCGTTTGCCGACATCGCCGACCTCGGCGAGCGGGCGGGGCTCGATGCCCGTGCCCGGGAGCTACTGGCCGATGCCGGTGCGTTGCGTGGATTGGCCGGTGATCGGCATCGGGCGCGCTGGGAAGTGGCGGGTGTGCAGAAACAGCTCGGCCTGTTCGCCGGGTTGCCGAGTCAGGAGGAGGGCGCGGTGGCGCTGCCCAAACCCACGGTCGGCGAAGACCTGCTCGCCGATTACAACAGTCTGGGTACCACCCTCGGGCCGCATCCGTTGGCGTTGTTGCGCAGTGAACTGAAAGCCCGGCGCTGCCGCAGTTCAAAAGAGCTGCTTGAAGTCGAACACGGGCGACCGGTCAGCGTTGCCGGACTGGTGACAGGCAGGCAACGTCCGAGTACCGCCAGCGGAGTGACCTTCGTCACCCTGGAAGACGAGTTCGGCAACGTCAATGTGGTGGTCTGGCGCGACCTCGCTGAGCGCCAGCGTCAGGTTCTGGTCGGTTCGCAGTTGCTCAAGGTCGATGGACGCTGGGAGAAAGAGGGCGAGGTCCGGCACCTGATAGCCGGGCGCTTGAGTGACTTGAGTGAGTTGCTGGACGGTATCCATGTGCGTAGCCGGGATTTTCACTGA
- a CDS encoding PAS domain-containing sensor histidine kinase, translating to MQFLEDSHGCSGWSGEMAGRIRAFDWSQTELGPLDTWSRSLSSTVQMMLASPLPMVMLWGQSGYMIYNDAYSLFAGGRHPYLLGSPVELGWPEVAEFNRHVVDTCLAGGTLSYRNKELVLLRDGVPEEVWMDLYYSPVADDHGGPAGVLAMVVETTERVISERRRQSAEDAYRADNERVRLALNAGALLGSFVWDIKANVLSGDERFARTFSYPPGQTLENLPQEIAEARIHVDDFDWVQEQVRHSVQTGEPFNVEYRVLRPDGSYLWVLASGCCEFNEQGEAFRFPGVLIDIHERKTAEESLLRFTRNLEQRVADEVEARLAAEEQLRQSQKLEAIGGLTGGVAHDFNNLLQVIAGNLHLLARHERDNANVQRRVAASIAAVERGAKLSSQLLAFARRQPLSPAVFTLRQIFDDLAELLQRALGETLQVHMTASENAWSVFVDRNQLENAILNLAINARDAMQGEGNIDLSAENIRLDRNFCVGKGIVAGDFVRVSVADTGVGMPPQVLTQAFEPFFTTKADGQGTGLGLSMVFGFVKQSGGHIEITSEVGQGTRVQLYFPRTHRLAPAQTPNPDVHQPGGHERILVVEDNDAVRASVVELLRDEGYEILTATNADMAMQMLLEGAAVDLIFTDVVMPGLIKSSDLAAWAKVQVPPVAVLFTSGHTRDIISRNHQLSPDTHLLSKPYGPQALTQMVRTVLNG from the coding sequence ATGCAGTTTCTAGAGGATAGTCACGGATGTTCGGGCTGGAGCGGCGAGATGGCCGGGCGCATTCGTGCGTTCGACTGGAGCCAGACCGAACTGGGCCCGCTCGACACCTGGTCCAGGAGCTTGAGCAGCACCGTGCAAATGATGCTCGCGTCACCGTTGCCGATGGTGATGCTCTGGGGCCAGTCCGGATACATGATTTATAACGATGCCTACTCGTTATTTGCCGGTGGGCGGCACCCTTATCTGCTGGGTTCTCCGGTGGAACTGGGCTGGCCGGAAGTCGCCGAATTCAATCGGCATGTGGTCGATACCTGCCTGGCAGGTGGAACCTTGTCCTATCGCAACAAAGAGTTGGTGCTATTACGTGACGGGGTTCCGGAAGAAGTCTGGATGGATCTTTATTACAGTCCGGTCGCTGATGATCACGGAGGCCCGGCCGGGGTTCTGGCCATGGTGGTCGAAACCACGGAGCGGGTGATATCCGAACGTCGTCGGCAATCTGCCGAGGACGCTTATCGCGCCGACAACGAACGGGTGCGCCTGGCACTGAATGCCGGGGCCTTGCTCGGTTCGTTCGTGTGGGACATCAAGGCCAATGTGCTGTCCGGTGACGAGCGTTTCGCCCGCACGTTTTCCTATCCGCCCGGGCAGACTCTGGAAAACCTGCCACAGGAAATCGCGGAGGCGCGCATTCATGTCGATGACTTCGATTGGGTTCAGGAGCAAGTCAGGCATTCGGTTCAAACCGGCGAACCGTTCAACGTCGAATACCGCGTCCTGCGTCCCGACGGCAGCTATCTCTGGGTACTCGCCAGCGGCTGTTGCGAGTTCAATGAGCAAGGCGAAGCGTTTCGTTTCCCCGGCGTATTGATCGACATCCACGAGCGCAAGACCGCCGAAGAATCCCTGCTCAGGTTCACCCGCAATCTGGAGCAGCGGGTGGCCGACGAAGTTGAGGCGCGGCTGGCGGCAGAAGAGCAACTGCGCCAGTCACAGAAACTTGAAGCCATCGGCGGCCTCACCGGTGGTGTGGCGCATGACTTCAACAACCTGCTGCAAGTGATCGCCGGCAACCTGCACTTGCTGGCGCGCCACGAGCGTGACAATGCCAATGTGCAGCGCCGGGTTGCCGCCTCGATTGCCGCTGTCGAGCGTGGCGCAAAACTGTCCTCGCAATTGCTCGCGTTCGCTCGTCGGCAACCGTTGTCGCCAGCGGTCTTCACGTTGCGGCAGATCTTCGACGATCTGGCAGAGCTGTTGCAGCGCGCGCTGGGTGAAACGCTCCAGGTGCACATGACCGCGTCCGAAAATGCCTGGAGTGTCTTTGTCGATCGCAACCAACTGGAAAATGCCATTCTCAATCTGGCGATCAACGCCCGGGATGCCATGCAAGGCGAAGGCAACATTGATCTGAGCGCCGAGAACATCCGCCTCGACCGCAATTTTTGTGTCGGCAAGGGCATCGTCGCCGGCGATTTCGTGCGTGTGTCGGTCGCGGATACCGGCGTTGGCATGCCGCCGCAGGTGCTGACACAGGCGTTCGAGCCATTCTTCACCACCAAGGCTGACGGGCAGGGCACCGGGTTGGGACTGAGCATGGTATTTGGCTTCGTCAAGCAAAGCGGCGGCCATATCGAGATCACCAGCGAGGTCGGGCAGGGGACACGGGTGCAGTTGTATTTTCCTCGCACCCACCGCTTGGCACCGGCGCAAACGCCGAATCCTGATGTGCATCAACCTGGCGGGCATGAACGCATTCTGGTGGTCGAGGACAATGATGCGGTACGCGCTTCGGTGGTAGAGCTGCTGCGGGACGAGGGGTATGAAATCCTGACGGCCACCAACGCGGACATGGCCATGCAAATGTTGCTGGAGGGGGCGGCGGTGGACCTGATTTTCACTGACGTGGTCATGCCCGGCCTGATCAAGAGTTCGGATCTGGCCGCCTGGGCAAAAGTCCAGGTTCCGCCAGTGGCTGTGCTGTTCACATCAGGGCATACCCGCGACATCATCTCGCGCAACCACCAACTCAGCCCCGACACCCATCTGTTGAGCAAACCCTATGGCCCGCAGGCGCTGACGCAAATGGTGCGCACCGTCCTCAACGGCTGA